The Bernardetia litoralis DSM 6794 genome includes a window with the following:
- a CDS encoding YtxH domain-containing protein, giving the protein MKSSHIGLLAGVVGAAAVGTFFGILYAPDKGKNTRSRLNYRLYRTRDRVNSLLDKINATNESVFSKDAQEEGKKVIKEVKEQTEDLASEIDALISQIHKNNL; this is encoded by the coding sequence ATGAAATCATCTCATATCGGATTGCTTGCAGGCGTAGTTGGTGCAGCAGCTGTTGGAACATTTTTTGGGATTTTATATGCCCCAGATAAAGGAAAAAATACTCGTAGCCGTTTGAATTATCGCCTTTATCGTACTCGTGATAGAGTAAATTCTCTTTTAGATAAAATAAATGCTACTAATGAAAGTGTTTTTTCTAAAGATGCACAAGAAGAAGGCAAAAAAGTAATTAAAGAAGTTAAAGAACAAACAGAAGATTTAGCTTCAGAGATTGATGCACTCATTTCACAAATACACAAAAATAATCTCTAA
- a CDS encoding DUF1573 domain-containing protein has translation MKMNKIIGTFLILGMSSLFVACSGEKSSEASTDETSSASAEITNTVTDDASTPTTTETKTENTEVAAALAAIEFEEKQHDFGNIKQGETVDHTFKFTNTGESPLLITNVKGSCGCTASNWTKEPVAPGADGSVTLSFNSTGKVGAQNKTATITANIEGNTTVISFKGNVETPNANGAPYKK, from the coding sequence ATGAAAATGAACAAAATTATCGGAACATTCCTTATCTTAGGAATGAGTAGTCTTTTTGTAGCTTGTTCTGGAGAAAAATCTAGTGAAGCAAGTACAGATGAAACTAGCAGTGCAAGTGCAGAAATCACAAATACAGTAACTGATGATGCTTCTACACCTACAACAACAGAAACAAAAACAGAAAATACAGAAGTAGCTGCTGCCTTGGCTGCTATTGAATTTGAAGAAAAACAACATGATTTTGGAAATATCAAACAAGGAGAAACTGTAGATCATACTTTCAAATTTACAAATACAGGAGAGTCTCCACTTCTTATCACTAATGTAAAAGGTTCTTGTGGATGTACTGCATCTAACTGGACAAAAGAACCTGTTGCACCAGGTGCTGATGGAAGTGTTACTCTTAGTTTTAACTCTACTGGAAAAGTAGGAGCGCAAAACAAAACTGCAACTATTACAGCAAATATTGAAGGTAATACTACAGTTATTTCTTTCAAAGGAAATGTAGA